In the genome of Flavobacterium panacagri, one region contains:
- a CDS encoding SIR2 family NAD-dependent protein deacylase, protein MQQLEDIINHVSTKNKRNLFTFLTGAGLSSESGIPTYRGVDGIWVKGTQFHKPEEFGTFKYFKEHPEEVWQYSLFRKKMFQNAKPNESHYELVEIENILKDRFHLITQNIDNLHRQSGTERIFEIHGNNREIKCSKGCKEIVKLPEEIKGKEIDEDLTQREIELLKCQSCGSWMRPNILWFDEYYDEKTNKKFSSLKIAKNSGILFILGTSGATNLPIAIAETTLKYGGTIVDINIEDNQFTALIKDKKNKIIIRKTSTEALKIIKEMIKNIQLT, encoded by the coding sequence ATGCAACAATTAGAAGATATAATAAATCACGTTTCAACTAAAAACAAAAGAAACCTCTTTACCTTTTTGACAGGAGCCGGACTTTCTTCAGAAAGCGGCATTCCAACTTACAGAGGTGTTGATGGAATTTGGGTCAAAGGAACACAATTTCATAAACCGGAAGAATTTGGAACTTTTAAATACTTTAAAGAACATCCCGAAGAAGTCTGGCAATATTCTTTGTTTAGAAAGAAAATGTTTCAAAATGCCAAACCAAATGAAAGTCATTACGAATTGGTTGAAATTGAAAACATCCTGAAAGACCGATTTCATCTTATTACCCAAAACATTGATAATTTACACCGACAAAGCGGAACCGAAAGAATTTTCGAAATCCATGGCAACAATAGAGAAATTAAATGTTCGAAAGGCTGTAAAGAAATCGTAAAGCTACCTGAAGAAATAAAAGGAAAAGAAATTGACGAAGATCTGACTCAAAGAGAAATAGAACTTTTAAAATGTCAAAGTTGCGGAAGCTGGATGAGACCTAATATCTTATGGTTTGATGAATATTATGATGAGAAAACCAATAAAAAATTCAGTTCTTTAAAAATTGCTAAAAATTCGGGAATACTATTTATTCTGGGAACTTCGGGCGCGACAAATCTCCCGATTGCAATTGCAGAAACCACTCTAAAATATGGCGGAACTATTGTTGATATCAATATAGAAGACAATCAGTTTACCGCTTTGATAAAGGATAAAAAAAATAAAATCATCATTCGTAAAACATCGACTGAAGCTTTAAAAATCATAAAAGAGATGATTAAAAATATACAACTGACTTAA
- a CDS encoding DUF4957 domain-containing protein produces MMKSKYIYRGLIAVLFLAIGISSCDSYNEGLLDGVGNSREFSPIGLTARVRNSTTVELNWTVKADENADHYVVEFSPDDPEFKTIFKTVNVTTSQLPIQVPLEGETTYYIRVKAVSAGGLDDSKWSITSAATASEQIFLPIKPEEIQANSIILRWAPNSNVTQIISQPGDVIHTITAEEKTKGEATVTGLTPETNYTATLKNGTKTRGILTFTSGVDLTKGILVNPGDNLTDKIAQATAGSRLLLVPGTYQTTGELIVNKTLIIRGTRPENKPKLNVKFTVNPGLVDLSLVDLDLDGTALTNAAVVTISGTSNYGNILISNSRVHDYTRALIAASASNSKVTSFTVDNSIIKSVNTNGGADFIDFRNTYIASVVLKNSTFDSCSTGRDFVRIDNVLPASGGLSGTGLTSNVVIDACTIYAPTLLASNRILYVRFDANVLAVRNTLFVVGQAIYTNQVTTSAPAFGNNNNFNSPNLKAALTNNRPDTGATELNPQFVNATAGDFTLGNQTLIDNKIGDPRWIKQQ; encoded by the coding sequence ATGATGAAATCAAAATATATATATAGAGGATTAATAGCCGTATTATTTCTTGCAATTGGAATTTCAAGCTGCGATAGTTATAATGAAGGCTTATTAGATGGTGTTGGGAACTCTAGAGAGTTTTCGCCAATTGGACTTACAGCCAGAGTTAGGAACTCAACCACAGTTGAGTTAAACTGGACTGTGAAGGCAGATGAAAATGCAGATCATTATGTAGTAGAATTTAGTCCAGATGATCCTGAATTTAAAACTATTTTCAAAACAGTTAATGTTACTACAAGCCAATTGCCAATACAAGTGCCTTTAGAAGGAGAAACTACTTATTATATTAGAGTAAAAGCTGTAAGTGCAGGTGGCCTTGACGATTCTAAATGGTCGATTACTTCTGCTGCTACAGCATCCGAACAAATTTTTCTTCCAATTAAACCAGAAGAAATCCAAGCAAATTCTATTATTTTGAGATGGGCGCCTAACAGTAATGTAACCCAAATTATATCGCAGCCTGGTGATGTGATTCACACTATAACAGCGGAAGAAAAAACAAAAGGAGAGGCAACTGTTACTGGTTTAACTCCAGAAACAAACTATACTGCTACTCTAAAAAATGGAACTAAAACAAGAGGAATACTAACATTTACTAGTGGTGTTGATTTAACAAAGGGTATTTTGGTAAATCCAGGGGATAATTTGACTGATAAAATAGCTCAAGCGACTGCAGGATCAAGATTGTTGCTTGTGCCAGGTACATATCAGACTACGGGAGAGCTAATTGTAAATAAAACTCTTATTATTAGAGGTACAAGGCCAGAGAATAAACCAAAACTGAATGTGAAATTTACTGTAAATCCAGGTCTTGTTGATCTTTCGTTGGTAGATTTAGATTTAGACGGAACTGCATTAACTAATGCTGCAGTGGTAACTATTTCAGGAACTTCTAATTATGGAAATATTTTAATCAGTAATTCTAGAGTTCATGATTATACAAGAGCTTTGATTGCTGCTAGTGCTTCAAATTCAAAAGTAACTTCATTTACAGTTGATAACAGTATTATCAAGTCAGTAAATACAAATGGAGGAGCTGATTTTATTGATTTTAGAAATACATATATTGCAAGTGTAGTTCTTAAAAATAGTACATTTGATTCTTGTTCTACAGGACGTGATTTTGTTAGGATAGATAATGTTCTTCCTGCTAGTGGAGGTTTGTCAGGAACAGGTTTAACAAGTAACGTAGTAATTGATGCATGTACTATCTATGCTCCTACATTACTAGCTAGTAATAGGATTTTGTATGTACGTTTTGATGCAAATGTTTTAGCGGTACGTAATACCTTGTTTGTTGTTGGACAGGCAATTTATACCAATCAAGTTACGACATCTGCTCCAGCATTTGGAAATAATAATAATTTTAATTCACCTAATTTAAAGGCAGCATTAACTAATAATAGACCTGATACTGGCGCAACAGAACTAAATCCACAATTTGTAAACGCAACTGCAGGAGATTTTACATTAGGCAACCAAACTTTAATAGATAATAAAATTGGAGATCCTCGTTGGATCAAACAGCAATAA
- a CDS encoding pentapeptide repeat-containing protein: METKLYQNRTFDTVDYSEQSLSNVEFVNCEFVNCNFSKSDLSHNDFLDSTFKNCNLSLAVLKNTGLKNIKFIGCKLMGLDFSASNSFLFSMNFEDCLLDYSTFIYKKLKKTNFTDCSLKETDFSNTDLSLAIFKNCDLSGATFVESILEKTDFRTSRNYAFDPSENKIKGTKVSHTALAGLLEKFDLSIE; this comes from the coding sequence ATGGAAACCAAATTATATCAAAATAGAACTTTTGATACCGTAGATTACTCTGAACAGAGTTTATCGAATGTAGAATTTGTAAACTGCGAATTTGTTAACTGCAACTTTTCTAAAAGCGATTTAAGTCATAACGATTTCTTAGACTCTACTTTTAAAAACTGTAATCTTTCATTGGCAGTTCTTAAAAATACAGGTTTAAAAAACATCAAATTTATCGGATGCAAACTTATGGGATTGGATTTTAGTGCCAGTAATAGTTTTTTATTCTCCATGAATTTTGAAGATTGCCTTTTGGATTATTCTACTTTCATTTATAAGAAGCTGAAGAAAACCAACTTCACAGACTGCTCTCTCAAAGAAACCGATTTCTCAAATACGGATTTATCTTTGGCAATTTTTAAGAACTGTGATCTGTCCGGTGCTACTTTCGTAGAAAGTATTTTAGAAAAAACCGATTTCAGAACTTCCAGAAATTATGCTTTTGATCCGTCAGAGAATAAAATTAAAGGAACAAAAGTTTCACATACAGCACTTGCTGGTTTGCTAGAAAAATTTGATTTATCAATTGAATGA
- a CDS encoding helix-turn-helix domain-containing protein, whose protein sequence is MKKKQAEKIKTYSPSGFREKFLGEDNPIHLLFKSNSDHFFCLEIEEIMQMQHPVPPSKHSCHTLIFISSGQHVMKLGHQEYITTDNEMIMVPAGQIFSLENVNNIHKGFICQFHPDILIRKYGSRELLNEFDFLKISGNPKISLPKEDIGSIVNILERLKKEYSETAFTDLNIVQSYLITLFYEMNKNAVKTAKGISAAAVITAKFKELIHDHIKSQHQVNYYSSLLSVTPNHLNKCVKTVTGKSAVKWIDENILLEAKYLLFQTTLSVGEIATQVGFEDQSYFSRFFKKAEGISPIRYRKMIDKS, encoded by the coding sequence ATGAAAAAAAAGCAGGCTGAGAAAATAAAGACATACAGTCCATCAGGATTTCGGGAGAAGTTTCTGGGAGAAGACAATCCCATTCATTTACTTTTCAAATCCAATTCGGATCATTTTTTCTGTCTAGAGATTGAGGAAATCATGCAGATGCAGCATCCTGTTCCGCCTTCTAAACATTCTTGCCATACCTTAATTTTTATTTCTTCGGGACAACATGTAATGAAATTGGGACATCAGGAATACATCACGACCGATAACGAAATGATTATGGTACCTGCTGGACAGATTTTCTCTCTTGAAAATGTCAACAATATACATAAAGGATTTATCTGTCAGTTTCATCCTGATATTTTAATTCGAAAATACGGAAGCCGAGAACTGCTGAATGAATTTGATTTCTTAAAAATTTCAGGAAACCCAAAAATAAGCCTTCCTAAAGAGGATATCGGTTCCATTGTCAACATTTTGGAACGATTGAAAAAAGAATATTCTGAAACTGCCTTTACAGATCTTAATATTGTACAGTCTTACCTGATTACTCTTTTTTATGAAATGAATAAAAATGCGGTAAAAACGGCAAAAGGCATTTCGGCTGCTGCTGTTATTACAGCAAAATTCAAAGAGCTTATTCACGATCATATCAAAAGCCAGCATCAGGTCAATTATTATTCCTCTCTATTGAGCGTAACTCCTAACCATTTGAATAAATGTGTCAAAACCGTAACGGGGAAATCTGCCGTAAAATGGATTGATGAAAACATATTGTTAGAGGCCAAATATTTACTCTTTCAGACCACACTTTCTGTAGGTGAAATCGCAACTCAGGTAGGTTTTGAGGATCAATCTTACTTTAGTCGTTTCTTTAAAAAAGCGGAAGGAATTTCTCCTATACGTTATCGAAAAATGATTGATAAGTCCTAA
- a CDS encoding DUF6642 family protein, giving the protein MDSEKFIFCLEGVKDIDDLTPTHVVKCLEELAIDQGISSIHKTCDTIEGLEESLNILLYEDHNFKDYEIIYLAMPGQENNICLHDYYYSIEEIAELFEGKMKGKIIHFANLKVLDLNEEESQYFLDITGARAISGYGSTYNRIASCSTIDKAFFSLYQENDNLIEVVEDLYAKHYNLCKLLDFRLYY; this is encoded by the coding sequence ATGGATAGCGAAAAATTTATTTTCTGCCTAGAAGGCGTGAAAGATATAGACGATCTTACTCCAACGCATGTGGTAAAATGTCTCGAAGAATTGGCTATTGACCAAGGCATTTCGAGCATTCATAAAACTTGCGATACCATTGAAGGTTTAGAAGAAAGTTTGAACATTTTATTGTATGAAGATCATAATTTTAAAGATTATGAAATCATTTATCTTGCCATGCCAGGACAGGAAAACAACATTTGCCTTCATGATTATTACTATAGTATAGAAGAAATCGCCGAACTTTTTGAAGGAAAAATGAAGGGCAAAATCATCCACTTTGCCAATCTTAAAGTTTTAGATTTAAATGAAGAAGAATCACAATATTTTCTGGATATAACAGGAGCAAGAGCCATTTCCGGTTACGGATCCACCTATAATAGAATTGCAAGCTGCAGTACGATTGATAAAGCATTTTTTAGTTTGTATCAGGAAAACGATAACTTGATTGAAGTTGTCGAAGACCTTTATGCTAAACATTATAATCTATGTAAACTGCTTGATTTTAGATTATACTATTAA
- a CDS encoding nucleosidase, which produces MIQINQTESFAVQDILFSFALESEAAEVFKGHNVLITGIGKVNAAYELTKAIQKKKPAVIINLGSAGSSCFQKGEVICCTQFVQRDMDVRGLGFALYETPLSGLPPVLEYGLKMDDLPEGICGTGDNFEMEHKSDVYNVVDMEAYALAVIAMKENIPFLSLKYISDGADDNAAEDWTVQVHKAAIAYGKILGLIEETEVIS; this is translated from the coding sequence ATGATACAAATTAACCAGACAGAATCTTTTGCTGTCCAAGATATATTATTCTCATTTGCTCTTGAATCTGAAGCAGCTGAAGTTTTTAAAGGACATAACGTTTTAATTACTGGAATTGGTAAAGTAAATGCGGCTTATGAATTGACTAAAGCTATTCAAAAGAAAAAACCGGCTGTAATTATAAATCTGGGCTCGGCGGGAAGCAGTTGTTTTCAAAAAGGCGAAGTAATTTGTTGTACTCAATTTGTGCAAAGAGATATGGATGTCCGCGGTTTAGGTTTTGCCTTATACGAAACGCCGCTATCCGGTTTACCGCCAGTTTTAGAATACGGTTTAAAAATGGATGATTTGCCTGAAGGTATTTGCGGAACAGGCGATAACTTCGAAATGGAACATAAATCTGATGTTTACAATGTAGTTGATATGGAAGCTTATGCTTTAGCCGTGATTGCCATGAAAGAAAACATTCCATTTTTATCTTTAAAATACATTTCAGACGGTGCTGATGACAATGCTGCCGAAGACTGGACAGTCCAAGTGCATAAAGCAGCGATCGCTTATGGGAAAATTTTGGGGTTGATTGAGGAGACAGAAGTTATTTCTTAA